Proteins found in one Paraburkholderia caballeronis genomic segment:
- a CDS encoding efflux transporter outer membrane subunit → MQSPVRPGLAALTVFTLSLIIAGCASTGGIAPQAKSADASALDAGSAIRAANADAQWPASDWWRGYDDPQLNAWIEAAQAGNPSLAIAQARVREARAMAGVAAAGLLPQIGGNMSIQRQHWSDNVFYGPGPLADANTWNNTASLGLSYHLDLWGQDKNAAERALDAAHASAADARAAQLELEVNVTRAYIDFAMNYALLDIAKQTLAQQQKILAYAQRRLAGGIGTQLEVSQAETPLPEYERQIDALDEAIALGRNQLAALAGKGPGAGDTITRPQLVLAAPAGLPSTLPAELIGHRPDIVAARWTVAAQARGIDVAKAEFYPNVNLLASMGGYAAAGPLFQFLKSMSGSWTGGPALSLPIFDGGRLRAQLGAQSAAYDIAVDQYNQTIVTALKEIADQVVRMRSLATQDDDAHRSVAAAKRNYDLAEEGFRRGLTDYLNVLVAQNQLLRAQEGVARIQAERLTAHASLVAALGGGAIDPSAGPTDAEQLPAHGKPSRALPPMPAALLAPPLPDTAR, encoded by the coding sequence CTCGATGCCGGTTCCGCGATCCGCGCCGCCAATGCGGACGCGCAATGGCCCGCCAGCGACTGGTGGCGCGGTTATGACGACCCGCAACTGAACGCGTGGATCGAAGCCGCGCAGGCCGGCAATCCGTCGCTCGCGATCGCGCAGGCGCGCGTGCGGGAGGCCCGCGCGATGGCCGGCGTCGCCGCGGCGGGCCTGCTGCCGCAGATCGGCGGCAACATGTCGATCCAGCGCCAGCACTGGTCGGACAACGTCTTCTACGGCCCCGGCCCGCTCGCCGACGCGAATACGTGGAACAACACCGCGTCGCTCGGCCTGTCGTATCACCTCGACCTGTGGGGCCAGGACAAGAACGCCGCCGAACGCGCGCTCGACGCCGCGCACGCGAGCGCCGCCGATGCGCGCGCGGCGCAACTCGAACTCGAAGTGAACGTGACGCGCGCGTACATCGACTTCGCGATGAACTACGCGCTGCTCGACATCGCGAAGCAAACGCTCGCGCAGCAGCAAAAGATACTCGCGTATGCGCAGCGACGCCTCGCGGGCGGCATCGGCACGCAGCTCGAAGTAAGCCAGGCCGAGACGCCGCTGCCCGAATACGAACGCCAGATCGACGCGCTCGACGAAGCGATCGCGCTCGGCCGGAACCAGTTGGCGGCGCTCGCCGGCAAGGGGCCGGGCGCCGGCGACACGATCACGCGCCCGCAACTCGTGCTCGCGGCGCCGGCCGGCCTGCCGTCCACGCTGCCGGCCGAGCTGATCGGCCATCGCCCGGACATCGTCGCCGCGCGCTGGACCGTCGCCGCGCAGGCGCGCGGGATCGACGTCGCGAAGGCCGAGTTCTATCCGAACGTGAACCTGCTCGCGTCGATGGGCGGCTACGCGGCCGCCGGCCCGCTGTTCCAGTTCCTGAAGTCGATGAGCGGCAGCTGGACCGGCGGCCCCGCGTTGTCGCTGCCGATCTTCGACGGCGGCCGGCTGCGCGCGCAGCTCGGCGCGCAGTCCGCCGCATACGACATCGCGGTCGACCAGTACAACCAGACCATCGTGACCGCGCTGAAGGAAATCGCGGACCAGGTGGTGCGGATGCGCTCGCTCGCGACCCAGGACGACGACGCGCACCGCTCGGTCGCCGCCGCGAAACGCAACTACGATCTCGCCGAAGAAGGTTTCCGGCGCGGCCTGACCGACTACCTCAACGTGCTCGTCGCGCAGAACCAGTTGCTGCGCGCGCAGGAAGGCGTCGCACGGATTCAGGCGGAGCGGCTGACCGCGCACGCGTCGCTCGTCGCGGCGCTCGGCGGCGGCGCGATCGATCCGTCCGCCGGCCCGACCGACGCGGAGCAGTTGCCCGCGCACGGCAAGCCGTCGCGCGCGCTGCCGCCGATGCCGGCCGCGCTGCTGGCGCCGCCGTTGCCGGACACCGCACGCTAG